One genomic window of Desulfovibrio psychrotolerans includes the following:
- the coxB gene encoding cytochrome c oxidase subunit II — translation MLPQNFDAVAKVDFAFYYIFGISIVLLLGITAVAGWFVYRYHHTRNPKATDISGNLWAEVAWTVIPSLIVMSMFYYGWVGYKALRTVPDNAMTVKVTARMWSWVFQYENGKRSSVLYVPQGTPVRLDMTSVDVIHSLYIPAYRIKMDTVPRMDTYAWFNPDTQGSYDIFCAEYCGMKHANMISTVEVLTPDEFEAWYTDANASEGAGRAVSLFETYGCLGCHSLDGTDGVGPSLKNLYGATRQVVMPDGTSKELVADEPYLRRAILDPAAELTAGYAPVMMPYEGAVSEDDLKVMVQWLMHGNQVSIDAGRDLMMAEGCISCHSTDGTMIAGPTLKDIWGRSVTVIENGKERTLAADRDYLIEAIVDPSRTMVKGFDPIMPPYEYLTPEQLELMLQYMQSLSEPGADGQ, via the coding sequence ATGCTTCCACAAAATTTTGATGCGGTGGCAAAGGTCGATTTTGCTTTTTATTACATCTTCGGCATATCAATCGTCCTGTTGCTGGGCATAACGGCTGTGGCGGGCTGGTTTGTCTACCGCTACCACCATACCAGAAATCCCAAGGCTACCGATATATCCGGCAATCTGTGGGCAGAAGTTGCATGGACGGTCATTCCGTCACTCATTGTCATGTCCATGTTCTATTACGGATGGGTGGGATACAAGGCCTTGCGCACGGTGCCGGATAACGCAATGACGGTAAAGGTCACTGCGCGCATGTGGTCGTGGGTGTTTCAATATGAAAACGGCAAACGCAGCAGTGTGCTGTATGTACCGCAGGGCACTCCCGTGCGGCTGGATATGACCTCTGTGGATGTCATCCACAGTCTGTATATCCCGGCCTACCGCATAAAAATGGACACGGTGCCGCGTATGGATACCTATGCGTGGTTCAACCCGGACACGCAGGGGTCTTACGACATATTCTGTGCCGAATATTGTGGCATGAAGCACGCCAACATGATTTCCACTGTGGAGGTGCTGACGCCCGATGAATTTGAAGCATGGTATACCGATGCCAACGCTTCGGAAGGGGCGGGCAGGGCGGTGTCTCTGTTTGAGACATACGGCTGCCTCGGCTGTCATTCGCTGGACGGAACGGACGGCGTGGGACCATCGCTCAAAAACCTGTATGGCGCGACACGGCAGGTGGTTATGCCCGACGGCACGAGCAAGGAGCTTGTGGCGGATGAACCGTATCTGCGCCGTGCCATTCTGGACCCCGCTGCGGAACTGACAGCAGGGTACGCTCCGGTAATGATGCCTTATGAGGGTGCCGTTTCGGAAGACGATCTTAAGGTTATGGTGCAATGGCTGATGCACGGGAACCAGGTATCCATTGACGCCGGACGCGACCTGATGATGGCTGAAGGGTGTATTTCGTGCCATTCCACGGACGGGACCATGATAGCCGGTCCTACGCTCAAGGATATATGGGGACGCTCTGTCACCGTGATTGAGAACGGAAAAGAGCGAACTCTGGCGGCGGACCGCGACTACCTGATTGAAGCCATTGTTGATCCTTCACGGACCATGGTGAAGGGGTTTGATCCCATTATGCCCCCTTATGAATACCTGACGCCGGAGCAGCTGGAGCTTATGCTGCAATATATGCAGTCGCTTTCTGAACCCGGTGCGGACGGGCAGTAG
- a CDS encoding cytochrome C oxidase subunit IV family protein, with the protein MKEQHEAHHITSYRFNAIIWGALLVLTVVTVVAAQFDFGFLNVVVAMTIATTKAALVIFFFMHLHYEKPLFKILVFLTFFLLAIAIGFTFFDIAYRY; encoded by the coding sequence ATGAAAGAGCAGCACGAAGCACATCACATTACATCTTACAGATTCAATGCCATCATATGGGGCGCTTTGCTGGTGCTCACGGTGGTTACCGTAGTGGCGGCACAGTTCGACTTCGGCTTCCTGAATGTGGTGGTGGCCATGACCATTGCAACCACAAAGGCGGCTCTGGTCATTTTTTTCTTCATGCATCTGCATTATGAAAAACCGCTGTTCAAGATACTCGTGTTCCTTACGTTTTTCCTGCTGGCCATAGCCATTGGCTTTACCTTCTTCGACATCGCCTACAGGTACTGA
- a CDS encoding cytochrome c oxidase subunit 3 has product MSAIKDYTGAKLGMWLFLFTEVLLFGGLFLLYAAYLHKFPQEFHVSGKELNVVLGGINTVVLITSSWFMALSISALQQGHVGQSKKFLLLTLAMAAAFLVIKYFEWSAKIRLGIFPDSQVLLARPPGDVIFFGLYYLMTGLHGLHVIIGGGLLSFAYFLIHTGRVTQKDFVFLENSGLYWHLVDLVWIYLFPLFYLIA; this is encoded by the coding sequence ATGAGTGCGATTAAGGATTATACCGGCGCGAAACTGGGCATGTGGCTGTTTCTGTTCACGGAAGTGCTGCTCTTCGGCGGGCTGTTTTTGCTGTATGCCGCCTATCTGCACAAGTTTCCGCAGGAGTTCCACGTTTCCGGTAAAGAACTGAATGTGGTGCTTGGCGGGATAAACACCGTGGTGCTGATTACCAGTTCATGGTTCATGGCACTTTCCATAAGCGCACTGCAGCAGGGGCATGTGGGGCAGAGCAAAAAGTTTTTACTGCTCACCCTTGCCATGGCAGCGGCATTTCTGGTGATTAAGTACTTTGAATGGTCAGCGAAAATTCGTCTTGGAATTTTTCCTGATTCCCAAGTGCTGCTGGCCCGCCCGCCCGGCGATGTTATTTTCTTCGGGCTGTACTATCTGATGACGGGGTTGCACGGGCTGCATGTGATTATCGGCGGTGGGCTGCTTTCTTTTGCCTATTTTCTCATCCATACAGGCAGGGTAACACAGAAGGATTTTGTCTTTCTGGAAAACTCCGGGCTCTACTGGCATCTTGTGGACCTTGTGTGGATATATCTCTTCCCGCTCTTTTACCTGATAGCTTAG